The proteins below come from a single Chryseobacterium bernardetii genomic window:
- a CDS encoding serine hydrolase encodes MRKNILVFIFALAFAKHHAQSEKKVYSIIDAAAQKVAKESKAYSVSVGIIKDGKIYTKHYGEIDKGKGNKANDDTYFAIASVTKLFTGQLLAQAVLEGKVNLDDDVRKYLKGSYPNLEYNGIPIKIRNLISYETALPRNLPNDDELRKNMTDETPFLYEKLNKGYTKEDFKKDLATVTLNTEPGKEYKYSNLSLELAGLMLENIYGKSYETLLKENIFSKAGMNHTKLELGKNEAQANGYHENYRLMPVSQSLLWGSGGSKTESTMGDMVKFLKEELNPQDKIVQESQRNINNSKEGWYGYFWDKYWITQHGKRGFKHGGSYGINSLFTVFPELNIGICMIVNINGPETFTALYNGTDSLIADLISTSDKKQVYGYSVKGDKIVFSYTHPKNLNGNLINTVSVAGSFNNWDPENKEYQMIKKDKNLYELEVPVSRFEKGKPYSFKFVLNKEEWIGASKNASNNDGSKDNNLVFTL; translated from the coding sequence ATGAGAAAAAATATACTTGTATTCATCTTTGCATTGGCATTTGCGAAGCATCATGCACAAAGTGAGAAAAAAGTCTACTCAATCATAGATGCAGCTGCCCAGAAGGTGGCCAAAGAGTCCAAAGCATACTCTGTTTCCGTTGGAATTATTAAAGATGGAAAAATCTACACCAAACACTATGGAGAGATTGATAAGGGAAAAGGAAATAAAGCAAACGATGATACTTATTTTGCCATAGCTTCCGTTACCAAGCTTTTTACAGGTCAGCTATTGGCACAGGCAGTTCTGGAAGGGAAAGTAAATCTTGATGATGATGTGCGTAAATACCTTAAAGGATCTTATCCTAATTTAGAATATAATGGTATCCCTATAAAAATAAGGAACCTGATTTCTTACGAAACAGCACTCCCAAGAAATCTTCCTAATGATGATGAATTAAGGAAAAATATGACGGATGAAACCCCTTTTCTTTATGAGAAGCTCAACAAAGGGTATACAAAAGAAGACTTTAAAAAGGATCTGGCCACTGTTACATTAAATACAGAGCCCGGTAAAGAATATAAATACAGCAATTTAAGCCTTGAATTGGCCGGTCTTATGCTCGAAAATATTTACGGGAAAAGCTATGAAACCCTTTTGAAAGAAAATATCTTTTCAAAAGCTGGAATGAACCATACCAAACTTGAACTGGGAAAAAATGAAGCCCAGGCCAACGGATATCATGAAAATTATCGTCTGATGCCTGTTTCACAAAGCCTTTTATGGGGCTCAGGTGGTTCAAAAACTGAATCTACAATGGGTGATATGGTGAAATTCTTAAAAGAAGAACTGAATCCGCAAGATAAAATAGTACAGGAATCCCAAAGAAACATTAACAATAGCAAAGAAGGCTGGTATGGATATTTTTGGGATAAATACTGGATTACCCAACATGGTAAAAGAGGATTTAAACATGGCGGATCCTACGGCATAAATAGCCTGTTTACCGTATTTCCTGAACTGAATATCGGGATCTGTATGATTGTGAATATCAACGGGCCTGAAACATTTACCGCACTTTATAATGGGACGGACAGTTTAATAGCCGATCTTATTTCAACTTCAGATAAAAAGCAGGTATATGGGTATTCCGTAAAAGGAGATAAAATTGTTTTCTCTTACACCCATCCGAAAAATCTGAACGGAAATCTTATCAATACAGTTTCTGTAGCAGGAAGTTTTAATAACTGGGATCCTGAAAATAAAGAATATCAAATGATAAAAAAGGATAAAAACCTTTATGAATTGGAGGTTCCTGTTTCTCGATTTGAAAAAGGGAAGCCTTATTCTTTTAAATTTGTATTGAATAAAGAAGAATGGATTGGGGCTTCTAAAAATGCATCCAATAATGATGGCTCTAAAGACAATAATCTTGTGTTTACATTATAG
- a CDS encoding WG repeat-containing protein yields the protein MNKVLLLISIIPVLAFSQEKEVLRYFKTKESLVGVKNQKGEIVIPAQFKIYSDLEDGEVVEGETILFDGEKKGAKPQKHTWGYVYDRKGNFLYTPFLYDNGPDYFVEGLRRFVKNGKIGFVDRNGKTVIEPKHDFVDHFTYGYASFCDGCKRNDEDGYIKVSGEKWGMMNTKGETVPPLTKYSDKDVKIVGKYYPYPFQYNEKEKNILRFFDQQNKLLADLYYVNVYNKIPEKEKKLYFEIVERPKENFPYYQVNTYDYTKHDLGMLYRFKFLVSEDAKNVYTIKSYNEQKVPFEEWLRNEIKEAEQYQKEHPDNPNKFKK from the coding sequence ATGAACAAAGTCCTTTTACTCATTTCAATAATCCCCGTACTTGCTTTCTCTCAGGAGAAAGAAGTTTTAAGATATTTTAAAACCAAAGAATCCTTAGTAGGCGTAAAAAACCAGAAAGGAGAAATAGTCATTCCTGCACAATTTAAAATTTACTCAGACCTTGAAGATGGAGAAGTTGTAGAGGGTGAAACCATTCTCTTTGACGGCGAGAAAAAAGGTGCAAAGCCTCAGAAGCATACCTGGGGATATGTCTATGACAGAAAAGGCAACTTCCTTTATACTCCATTCCTATATGATAACGGCCCTGACTATTTTGTAGAAGGACTGAGACGTTTCGTTAAAAACGGAAAGATAGGTTTTGTGGATAGAAACGGAAAAACAGTAATTGAACCCAAACATGATTTTGTTGACCATTTTACATATGGTTATGCTTCATTTTGTGATGGGTGTAAAAGGAATGATGAGGACGGGTATATAAAAGTGTCTGGTGAGAAATGGGGAATGATGAATACCAAAGGAGAAACGGTGCCACCGCTTACCAAATATTCTGATAAGGATGTGAAAATTGTCGGGAAATATTATCCATATCCTTTTCAATACAATGAAAAAGAAAAAAATATTCTCCGGTTCTTTGATCAGCAAAATAAACTGTTGGCAGACCTTTATTATGTAAATGTTTACAATAAAATCCCAGAAAAAGAAAAGAAGCTGTATTTTGAAATTGTAGAAAGGCCCAAAGAAAATTTTCCCTATTATCAGGTAAATACTTATGATTACACAAAGCATGATCTGGGAATGCTCTATCGCTTTAAATTCCTGGTTTCAGAAGATGCTAAGAACGTTTATACTATAAAATCATATAACGAGCAAAAAGTTCCTTTTGAAGAGTGGCTGAGAAATGAAATAAAAGAAGCAGAACAATATCAGAAAGAACATCCTGATAACCCTAATAAATTCAAAAAATAA
- the purB gene encoding adenylosuccinate lyase: protein MNSYKNPLEERYSSEEMLFNFSHNNKFRTWRKLWIALAEIEKDLGLEITDEQIAELKANAENIDFDKAAEYEKKFRHDVMAHVHTYGDVAPSAKGIIHLGATSAFVGDNTDLIQIRDGLLILKKKLVNVMKNLADFAIQYKDLPTLGFTHFQPAQLTTVGKRATLWLQSLVLDIEELDFFLETLRFRGVKGTTGTAASFLELFNGDYSKVKHLDKELSKRFGFEKVFGVSGQTYDRKIDAKVVALLGNIAQSAHKFTNDLRLLQNLKEIEEPFEKNQIGSSAMAYKRNPMRSERIGALAKYVMSLTTSSAMVASTQWFERTLDDSANKRLTIPQAFLAVDAILLIWNNIMNGIVVYPNRINKHIEEELPFMATEYIIMEEVKAGGDRQEIHEVIRVHSMEASKKVKEEGKENDLIERILNDDSLKLDKSKLKEVLDPKNFIGFAPIQTEEFVKNEVQPIIDQNKDLIGLEADLKV from the coding sequence ATGAATTCCTACAAAAATCCATTGGAAGAGCGCTATTCCAGTGAAGAAATGTTGTTTAATTTCTCACATAATAACAAATTCCGTACCTGGAGAAAGCTTTGGATCGCTTTAGCAGAGATCGAAAAAGACTTAGGCCTTGAAATTACAGACGAGCAGATCGCTGAACTAAAAGCTAACGCTGAAAATATCGATTTTGATAAAGCAGCAGAGTATGAAAAAAAATTCCGTCATGATGTAATGGCTCACGTTCACACTTATGGTGATGTAGCACCTTCAGCAAAAGGAATTATTCACTTGGGAGCTACTTCAGCTTTTGTAGGAGATAATACAGACTTAATTCAGATCCGTGACGGACTTTTAATCCTGAAGAAAAAGTTGGTGAACGTAATGAAAAACTTAGCAGATTTTGCGATTCAGTACAAAGACCTTCCCACATTAGGATTTACACACTTCCAACCCGCACAGTTAACAACAGTAGGAAAAAGAGCAACGCTTTGGTTACAGAGTTTGGTTCTTGATATCGAAGAATTGGATTTCTTCCTTGAGACCCTTCGTTTCAGAGGCGTAAAAGGAACTACAGGAACTGCTGCAAGTTTCCTAGAACTTTTCAACGGAGATTATTCTAAGGTAAAGCACTTAGATAAAGAACTTTCAAAAAGATTCGGATTCGAAAAAGTTTTCGGAGTTTCCGGACAGACTTACGATAGAAAAATTGATGCTAAAGTAGTAGCATTATTAGGAAATATCGCTCAGTCAGCTCATAAATTCACTAACGATTTACGTTTACTTCAGAACCTTAAGGAAATTGAAGAACCATTCGAGAAAAACCAGATCGGTTCATCCGCTATGGCATACAAGCGTAACCCAATGAGAAGCGAAAGAATCGGGGCATTGGCAAAATATGTAATGTCTCTTACAACAAGTTCCGCAATGGTAGCTTCTACACAATGGTTCGAGAGAACATTGGATGACTCTGCCAACAAGAGATTAACCATTCCTCAGGCATTCTTAGCCGTTGATGCAATTCTATTGATCTGGAACAACATCATGAACGGAATTGTAGTTTATCCAAACAGAATCAACAAACATATTGAAGAAGAGCTTCCTTTCATGGCAACAGAATATATCATCATGGAAGAAGTGAAAGCAGGTGGTGACCGCCAGGAAATTCACGAAGTAATCAGAGTGCATTCTATGGAAGCTTCCAAGAAAGTGAAGGAAGAAGGAAAAGAAAATGACCTGATCGAAAGAATCCTAAACGATGATTCTTTAAAATTAGATAAATCAAAATTAAAAGAAGTTTTAGATCCGAAAAACTTTATCGGGTTTGCACCAATTCAGACCGAAGAATTTGTCAAGAACGAAGTGCAGCCGATTATAGACCAGAATAAAGATTTAATAGGATTAGAAGCTGATCTTAAAGTATAA